The following coding sequences are from one Sciurus carolinensis chromosome 11, mSciCar1.2, whole genome shotgun sequence window:
- the LOC124960004 gene encoding olfactory receptor 10AG1-like — translation MKHEEIEAEENVSTVVQFVLLGFSDLPNLQGFLFGVFSVIYMIILIGNSLIIIITRFDPALHKPMYFFLANFNSLEICYVSVTLPRILFSLWTQDRSISLLGCATQLCFFPVLAATECFLLTVMSYDRYVAICKPLHYSLVMNPKKCHQLAAGAWLGGMTVQVGQTWQIFCLHFCRSNQINHFFCDIPPILKLACGDTSGHEVSVYVVGMLFAVVPFMLILASYSKIVLTILRLPTAQGRAKAFSTCSSHLVVVVLFFGSASITYFMPKSNHSGGTDKLLSLFYTIVTPMFNPMIYSLRNRDVIAALNRLLLK, via the coding sequence ATGAAGCATGAAGAGatagaagcagaagaaaatgtcTCCACAGTGGTCCAGTTTGTCCTACTGGGATTTTCTGACCTTCCAAACCTCCAAGGGTTTCTATTTGGGGTGTTCTCCGTTATTTACATGATTATACTCATTGGGAACAGCCTTATAATCATAATAACCAGGTTTGACCCTGCACTGCACAAACCCATGTATTTTTTCCTGGCAAATTTTAATTCACTGGAAATATGTTATGTTTCAGTCACTCTCCCCAGGATTCTGTTCAGTCTTTGGACTCAGGATAGGAGCATCTCCCTACTGGGCTGTGCCACCCAATTGTGCTTCTTCCCTGTGCTTGCAGCAACAGAGTGTTTCCTTCTGACTGTGATGTCCTATGACCgatatgtggccatctgtaaacCTCTGCATTATTCCCTAGTCATGAACCCAAAGAAGTGCCATCAACTGGCAGCTGGCGCCTGGCTTGGGGGAATGACAGTCCAGGTAGGGCAAACATGGCAGATATTCTGTCTACATTTTTGTCGTTCTAACCAAAtcaaccacttcttctgtgacataCCCCCTATTCTCAAGCTAGCCTGTGGGGACACCTCTGGGCATGAGGTGTCTGTCTATGTCGTGGGTATGTTGTTTGCTGTAGTACCTTTTATGTTGATACTTGCTTCTTATAGCAAAATTGTTCTTACTATTCTGAGGTTGCCCACAGCCCAAGGACGTGCGAAGGCATTCTCCACTTGCTCCTCACACCTAGTggttgtagttttattttttggatcAGCATCCATTACCTATTTTATGCCCAAATCCAACCATTCTGGAGGAACTGACAAACTGCTCTCTCTTTTCTACACCATAGTGACTCCAATGTTTAATCCCATGATATATAGCCTTAGGAATAGGGATGTGATTGCTGCATTGAATAGATTGTTGCTTAAATGA